A single region of the Zootoca vivipara chromosome 2, rZooViv1.1, whole genome shotgun sequence genome encodes:
- the FLOT1 gene encoding flotillin-1 isoform X1, which produces MFFTCGPNEAMVVSGFCRSPPVMIAGGRVFVLPCIQQIQRISLNTLTLNVKSEKVYTRHGVPISVTGIAQVKIQGQNKEMLSAACQMFLGKSELEIAQIALETLEGHQRAIMAHMTVEEIYKDRKKFSEQVFKVASSDLVNMGISVVSYTLKDIHDDQDYLHSLGKARTAQVQKDARIGEAEAKRDAGIKEAKAKQEKLSAQYLSETEMAKAQRDYELKKATYDYEVNTRKAESDLAYQLQVAKTKQKIEEEKMQVLVVERAQQIQIQEQEMIRKERELEAKVKKPAEAERFRLEKLAEAERTQLIMQAEAEAEAIRVKGEAEAFAIEAKARADAEQMSKKAEAFQQYQEVAMVDMLLEKIPEMADEISKPLTSVKKITMVSSGPGDMGAAKITGEVLEIMSRLPDTVEKLTGVSISQMNQQKPRRMN; this is translated from the exons ATGTTCTTTACCTGTGGCCCCAATGAGGCCATGGTTGTCTCAG GTTTCTGCCGCAGTCCCCCTGTCATGATAGCTGGAGGACGCGTGTTTGTGTTGCCATGTATTCAGCAGATCCAGAG GATCTCACTGAATACTCTGACCCTGAATGTGAAGAGTGAAAAAGTATACACCCGACACGGAGTCCCCATCTCCGTCACAGGCATTGCGCAG GTGAAGATTCAGGGACAGAACAAGGAGATGCTGTCAGCTGCTTGCCAGATGTTCCTGGGCAAATCTGAGCTCGAGATTGCCCAGATTGCTTTGGAGACCCTAGAGGGGCACCAGAGAGCCATCATGGCCCACATGACCGTAGAG GAAATATACAAGGACCGGAAGAAGTTCTCCGAGCAGGTCTTCAAAGTTGCCTCCTCTGACCTGGTCAACATGGGGATCAGTGTGGTCAGCTACACCCTCAAAGACATACACGACGACCAG GATTATCTTCACTCTCTGGGGAAAGCTCGGACTGCTCAGGTGCAGAAGGATGCCAGGATTGGAGAAGCCGAAGCGAAGAGGGATGCTGGCATCAAG gaagcAAAGGCCAAACAAGAGAAATTGTCTGCTCAGTACTTGAGTGAAACAGAAATGGCCAAAGCCCAGCGGGACTACGAGCTGAAGAAGGCCACGTACGATTACGAGGTGAACACGCGGAAAGCAGAGTCCGACCTGGCCTATCAGCTCCAG GTAGCCAAGACGAAGCAGAAGATCGAGGAGGAGAAGATGCAGGTGCTGGTAGTGGAGCGAGCCCAGCAGATTCAGATACAGGAGCAGGAGATGATCCGTAAGGAGCGCGAGCTGGAGGCGAAGGTCAAGAAGCCCGCCGAGGCAGAGCGCTTCCGGCTGGAGAAACTGGCGGAAGCTGAGAG GACACAGCTGATCATGCAGGcggaggctgaagcagaggccaTCCGG GTGAAGGGTGAGGCTGAGGCCTTCGCTATCGAGGCCAAGGCCCGGGCTGATGCCGAGCAGATGTCTAAGAAGGCAGAGGCCTTCCAGCAGTACCAGGAAGTAGCCATGGTTGACATGCTTCTGGAGAAGATCCCGGAG ATGGCCGACGAGATCAGCAAGCCCCTGACTTCGGTGAAGAAGATCACCATGGTATCGAGCGGACCTGGGGACATGGGGGCTGCCAAGATAACGGGGGAGGTGCTTGAAATCATGAGCAGGCTGCCTGACACCGTGGAGAAACTCACTGGCGTTAGCATCTCTCAG ATGAATCAGCAGAAGCCAAGACGGATGAACTGA
- the FLOT1 gene encoding flotillin-1 isoform X2: MFFTCGPNEAMVVSGFCRSPPVMIAGGRVFVLPCIQQIQRISLNTLTLNVKSEKVYTRHGVPISVTGIAQVKIQGQNKEMLSAACQMFLGKSELEIAQIALETLEGHQRAIMAHMTVEEIYKDRKKFSEQVFKVASSDLVNMGISVVSYTLKDIHDDQDYLHSLGKARTAQVQKDARIGEAEAKRDAGIKEAKAKQEKLSAQYLSETEMAKAQRDYELKKATYDYEVNTRKAESDLAYQLQVAKTKQKIEEEKMQVLVVERAQQIQIQEQEMIRKERELEAKVKKPAEAERFRLEKLAEAERTQLIMQAEAEAEAIRVKGEAEAFAIEAKARADAEQMSKKAEAFQQYQEVAMVDMLLEKIPEMADEISKPLTSVKKITMVSSGPGDMGAAKITGEVLEIMSRLPDTVEKLTGVSISQQMNQQKPRRMN, from the exons ATGTTCTTTACCTGTGGCCCCAATGAGGCCATGGTTGTCTCAG GTTTCTGCCGCAGTCCCCCTGTCATGATAGCTGGAGGACGCGTGTTTGTGTTGCCATGTATTCAGCAGATCCAGAG GATCTCACTGAATACTCTGACCCTGAATGTGAAGAGTGAAAAAGTATACACCCGACACGGAGTCCCCATCTCCGTCACAGGCATTGCGCAG GTGAAGATTCAGGGACAGAACAAGGAGATGCTGTCAGCTGCTTGCCAGATGTTCCTGGGCAAATCTGAGCTCGAGATTGCCCAGATTGCTTTGGAGACCCTAGAGGGGCACCAGAGAGCCATCATGGCCCACATGACCGTAGAG GAAATATACAAGGACCGGAAGAAGTTCTCCGAGCAGGTCTTCAAAGTTGCCTCCTCTGACCTGGTCAACATGGGGATCAGTGTGGTCAGCTACACCCTCAAAGACATACACGACGACCAG GATTATCTTCACTCTCTGGGGAAAGCTCGGACTGCTCAGGTGCAGAAGGATGCCAGGATTGGAGAAGCCGAAGCGAAGAGGGATGCTGGCATCAAG gaagcAAAGGCCAAACAAGAGAAATTGTCTGCTCAGTACTTGAGTGAAACAGAAATGGCCAAAGCCCAGCGGGACTACGAGCTGAAGAAGGCCACGTACGATTACGAGGTGAACACGCGGAAAGCAGAGTCCGACCTGGCCTATCAGCTCCAG GTAGCCAAGACGAAGCAGAAGATCGAGGAGGAGAAGATGCAGGTGCTGGTAGTGGAGCGAGCCCAGCAGATTCAGATACAGGAGCAGGAGATGATCCGTAAGGAGCGCGAGCTGGAGGCGAAGGTCAAGAAGCCCGCCGAGGCAGAGCGCTTCCGGCTGGAGAAACTGGCGGAAGCTGAGAG GACACAGCTGATCATGCAGGcggaggctgaagcagaggccaTCCGG GTGAAGGGTGAGGCTGAGGCCTTCGCTATCGAGGCCAAGGCCCGGGCTGATGCCGAGCAGATGTCTAAGAAGGCAGAGGCCTTCCAGCAGTACCAGGAAGTAGCCATGGTTGACATGCTTCTGGAGAAGATCCCGGAG ATGGCCGACGAGATCAGCAAGCCCCTGACTTCGGTGAAGAAGATCACCATGGTATCGAGCGGACCTGGGGACATGGGGGCTGCCAAGATAACGGGGGAGGTGCTTGAAATCATGAGCAGGCTGCCTGACACCGTGGAGAAACTCACTGGCGTTAGCATCTCTCAG CAGATGAATCAGCAGAAGCCAAGACGGATGAACTGA